One window of the Labilibaculum sp. genome contains the following:
- the gldE gene encoding gliding motility-associated protein GldE has protein sequence METEEFTKLFLSNTDIAFYSINISTIVSLLIMVLLLFCSAVISGSEVALFSLSPQNINDLGADDNPKNKKLLKLLSQPEKLLATILIGNNFVNIGIVILSSFITNSLIDFSNAPTLGFVVQVVIITFLLLLFGEIIPKVYATQTSLNFSKFVAYPLYYLEKVFQPLSIVLIKSTSIVNKRISKKQNISMVDLSQALELTADEISEEMEILEGIVNFGNINVEEIMISRMDAVAVDVRTSFSKLKSVIIESGFSRIPVFDKSFDNIKGILYVKDLLPHHHKPSTFRWQSLIRPPYYVPQTKKINDLLEEFQTQKNHMAVVVDEYGGTSGIITMEDIIEEIVGDITDESDDSKATYTKEEDGSYLFEGKTSLNDFFKIVDIRSDIFDEIKGDAETLAGLLLEIKGEIPQKKEEFKYKKHRFIVEAVDNRRIKKIRFILPKLPTNK, from the coding sequence TTGGAAACTGAAGAATTTACTAAACTTTTTTTAAGCAATACTGATATTGCTTTTTATTCTATAAATATAAGTACCATTGTAAGTTTGCTTATAATGGTACTTCTTTTGTTTTGTTCGGCAGTGATTTCAGGATCAGAAGTGGCTTTGTTTTCTCTTTCGCCACAAAACATCAATGATTTGGGAGCAGATGATAATCCAAAAAACAAAAAACTTTTAAAATTACTAAGCCAACCTGAAAAGTTGCTGGCTACTATATTAATAGGTAATAATTTTGTAAACATTGGGATAGTAATCTTATCCAGTTTTATCACCAATTCTCTGATTGATTTTTCGAATGCTCCAACGCTGGGTTTTGTAGTTCAGGTAGTGATTATTACATTCTTACTTTTACTTTTTGGCGAAATAATTCCCAAAGTATATGCAACTCAAACTTCACTGAACTTTTCAAAATTTGTTGCTTATCCGCTGTATTATTTAGAAAAAGTATTTCAACCTCTTTCTATCGTACTTATCAAATCGACCTCGATCGTTAACAAACGGATTTCTAAAAAACAGAATATCTCGATGGTAGATCTTTCTCAGGCATTGGAATTAACTGCCGATGAAATATCTGAAGAAATGGAAATATTGGAAGGAATCGTAAACTTTGGCAATATCAATGTTGAGGAAATAATGATATCAAGAATGGATGCCGTAGCTGTAGACGTTCGAACAAGCTTTAGCAAATTAAAATCGGTAATTATTGAATCAGGCTTTTCCCGAATTCCTGTTTTTGACAAAAGCTTTGACAATATAAAAGGAATATTATATGTGAAAGATTTACTTCCACATCATCATAAACCAAGTACTTTTCGTTGGCAATCTCTTATCCGCCCCCCTTATTATGTGCCTCAAACAAAAAAAATAAATGATTTACTGGAAGAATTTCAAACTCAGAAAAACCATATGGCGGTTGTTGTTGATGAGTATGGAGGCACTTCAGGAATTATTACCATGGAAGATATTATTGAAGAAATAGTTGGAGACATTACCGATGAATCGGATGACAGCAAAGCTACTTATACAAAAGAAGAAGATGGGTCCTACTTATTTGAAGGAAAAACATCGCTAAACGATTTCTTTAAGATTGTAGATATTAGATCGGATATTTTTGATGAGATAAAAGGTGATGCTGAAACTCTAGCAGGTTTACTTCTTGAAATAAAAGGTGAAATTCCACAGAAAAAAGAAGAATTCAAATATAAAAAACATCGCTTTATTGTTGAAGCTGTAGATAACCGACGAATCAAAAAAATTCGTTTTATACTACCAAAACTCCCTACGAATAAGTAA
- a CDS encoding 4'-phosphopantetheinyl transferase superfamily protein, producing MPICNQIQINNSCRLIVWKTSEPLEELLHSVSLTPKEEVKLNSFGSQSRKIEFVATRCLLQLSLGENVLIENDEHGKPHLINSDLNISVSHTKSYVGILIGDKYTVALDMEYLSDRVYRIANRFLSEDELDNIDEKNKILHLYQHWCAKECLIKMYGKKDVHLINELKIAPFSPGSSTFSGQVCRADFSETYTFQYLQFDNHLLVYSIKKANSY from the coding sequence ATGCCAATTTGCAATCAAATACAAATTAATAATTCATGCAGACTAATTGTTTGGAAAACCTCTGAGCCTTTAGAAGAACTGCTGCATAGTGTAAGTTTAACTCCCAAGGAAGAAGTAAAACTGAACTCGTTCGGAAGCCAATCCCGTAAAATTGAATTTGTGGCAACACGTTGCCTGCTTCAATTGAGCTTAGGAGAAAATGTTCTGATTGAAAATGATGAGCATGGCAAGCCTCATCTTATCAACTCAGACTTGAACATTAGTGTATCCCACACAAAATCATACGTTGGAATTCTTATTGGAGACAAATATACTGTAGCTCTGGATATGGAATATTTATCGGATCGGGTTTATCGAATTGCCAATCGGTTTCTTTCTGAAGATGAGCTGGATAATATTGACGAGAAAAACAAGATCTTACATCTTTATCAGCATTGGTGTGCCAAAGAGTGTTTAATTAAAATGTATGGAAAAAAAGATGTTCATTTAATTAATGAATTAAAAATTGCCCCTTTTTCTCCCGGCAGCTCTACTTTCTCAGGTCAGGTTTGCAGAGCCGATTTTTCCGAAACCTATACCTTTCAATATCTGCAGTTCGATAACCATTTACTGGTTTATTCCATAAAAAAAGCCAATAGTTATTGA
- a CDS encoding single-stranded DNA-binding protein produces the protein MSVNKVILVGNVGKDPEVKYLDNGVAVCNFSLATSETYNNKNGEKVTQTEWHNIVLWRKLAEIAETYVKKGMQIYIEGQIRTRNWEDKDGVKRYTTEIFGTSMQMLGRKAEGSSEPQGSPEVAQQTSSDSSATEETDDLPF, from the coding sequence ATGTCAGTAAACAAAGTAATTCTTGTTGGAAATGTTGGTAAAGATCCAGAAGTGAAATATCTTGACAATGGTGTAGCCGTTTGTAACTTTTCACTTGCAACCAGCGAAACATACAACAACAAAAATGGCGAAAAAGTTACCCAGACAGAATGGCACAATATTGTACTGTGGCGTAAACTAGCCGAAATTGCAGAGACTTACGTAAAAAAAGGAATGCAAATTTACATTGAAGGTCAAATCAGAACACGTAACTGGGAAGATAAAGACGGCGTAAAAAGATATACGACTGAAATTTTCGGCACCAGCATGCAAATGTTAGGCCGCAAAGCAGAAGGTAGTTCTGAACCACAAGGTAGTCCCGAAGTCGCCCAACAAACGTCTTCCGACTCATCTGCAACAGAAGAAACGGATGATCTTCCTTTTTAG
- the mutY gene encoding A/G-specific adenine glycosylase: MLSNQIISWYLQNKRDLPWRETKDPYQIWISEIMLQQTRVASAIDYFNRFLEQFPTISDLAKAEEQEVLKLWQGLGYYSRARNLHTAAKTIQLEYHGVFPNSYKEILKLKGIGTYTAAAIASFAFNLPHAAVDGNVYRVLSRIYGISKAIDSTEGKKYFQAIASETMGNAIPEIYNQAIIEFGALQCIPRNPKCDICPILANCFAYNNAQVDQFPIKSKQIKTKNRYFYYLFLSCKSRFLIEKRKKKDIWENLFQYPLIEYGNPISTDELLQTFEWKELFGNKELVIHSVSKNVIHKLSHQNLHTKFIHIEMDIDKMKNECGYLIINHSEISKYPFPKLIEDHLNIIIEK, encoded by the coding sequence ATGCTTAGTAACCAAATCATAAGCTGGTATTTGCAAAACAAACGCGACTTACCATGGCGGGAAACAAAAGATCCGTATCAAATATGGATATCAGAAATCATGCTTCAACAGACCAGAGTAGCCTCAGCTATTGATTATTTTAATCGCTTTTTGGAACAATTTCCAACAATTTCCGATTTAGCTAAGGCAGAGGAGCAGGAAGTATTAAAACTATGGCAGGGATTAGGTTATTATTCCCGGGCCCGAAATTTACATACTGCTGCAAAAACTATTCAATTAGAATATCATGGTGTTTTTCCAAACTCTTACAAAGAGATTCTTAAATTAAAAGGTATTGGCACATATACTGCAGCGGCGATTGCTTCATTTGCCTTCAATCTGCCACATGCCGCAGTTGATGGAAACGTTTATAGGGTTTTGTCACGTATATATGGCATTAGCAAAGCAATTGACAGTACCGAAGGGAAAAAATACTTTCAAGCAATAGCAAGCGAAACAATGGGAAATGCCATACCTGAGATCTACAATCAGGCAATTATTGAATTTGGAGCTCTTCAATGCATTCCTCGTAATCCTAAATGTGATATCTGTCCTATTCTCGCCAATTGTTTTGCTTATAATAATGCACAAGTTGATCAATTCCCCATTAAATCGAAACAAATTAAGACTAAAAACCGATATTTTTACTATTTGTTTCTATCTTGTAAAAGTCGGTTTTTAATCGAAAAAAGAAAGAAAAAAGACATTTGGGAGAACTTGTTCCAATATCCTTTAATTGAATATGGTAACCCTATTTCAACGGATGAATTGTTACAAACTTTTGAATGGAAAGAGTTATTTGGAAATAAGGAATTGGTTATTCATTCTGTATCCAAAAATGTGATTCATAAATTAAGTCATCAAAACTTACACACAAAATTCATTCACATCGAAATGGATATTGACAAGATGAAAAATGAATGTGGATATCTAATTATTAATCATTCCGAAATATCCAAATACCCATTCCCGAAACTGATTGAGGATCATTTAAATATAATTATTGAAAAATAA
- the gldD gene encoding gliding motility lipoprotein GldD, producing the protein MKLYRILLTFLFILIALVPFSCKKKYTPKPKAYFRINFPAKEYHNWNSDFPYSFDLLSMAEIKEDASKGAEKYWLNIQYPEYHATIHLSYKNVDNNLEKYLEDSRKMAYKHSIVADAIAEQIYINDKEKVYGMIYRIKGNAASSVQFVATDSTNHFLRGALYFREHPNQDSLTPVIQFIDKDIVRLMESLKWK; encoded by the coding sequence ATGAAATTGTATCGAATTCTTTTAACCTTTCTTTTTATTCTTATCGCTTTGGTGCCTTTTTCTTGTAAAAAGAAATATACTCCAAAACCAAAAGCCTATTTTCGAATTAATTTTCCTGCAAAGGAATATCATAATTGGAATTCAGATTTTCCATATAGCTTCGATCTTTTATCAATGGCTGAAATTAAAGAGGACGCAAGCAAGGGAGCTGAAAAATATTGGCTCAACATTCAATATCCCGAATACCATGCAACCATTCACCTTAGTTATAAAAATGTAGATAACAACCTGGAAAAGTATCTGGAAGATTCGAGAAAAATGGCATACAAACACTCTATTGTGGCAGATGCTATTGCCGAGCAAATCTATATCAATGACAAGGAAAAGGTATATGGCATGATTTATCGGATCAAAGGCAATGCTGCATCATCGGTTCAGTTTGTAGCAACTGACAGCACAAACCATTTCTTAAGAGGTGCGTTGTATTTTCGGGAACATCCTAATCAGGATTCCTTGACTCCGGTCATTCAATTCATCGACAAAGATATTGTTCGTCTGATGGAAAGTCTGAAATGGAAATAA
- a CDS encoding HU family DNA-binding protein produces the protein MTKADIVNEISKNTGIEKITVQKTVEAFMDTIKGSLVKGKNVYLRGFGSFIVKKRAEKTARNISKNTTIIIAEHFIPAFKPAKTFVSKVKTNVK, from the coding sequence ATGACTAAAGCAGATATTGTTAACGAGATTTCTAAAAACACAGGAATTGAGAAAATTACAGTACAAAAAACTGTTGAAGCTTTCATGGATACTATCAAAGGTTCTTTGGTAAAAGGCAAAAATGTGTATTTAAGAGGTTTCGGGAGTTTTATCGTTAAGAAAAGAGCAGAGAAAACTGCAAGAAACATTTCTAAAAACACAACAATTATTATTGCTGAGCACTTTATACCAGCTTTTAAACCAGCTAAAACATTCGTTAGTAAAGTTAAAACTAACGTAAAGTAG